The DNA window tagaatatgtggacatctataagtacctaggtgtctggctagactgtaaactctccctccagactcatatcaaacatctcctatctaaaatcaaatctagagtcggctttctatttcgcaacaaagcctccttcactcacgccgccaaacttaccctagtaaaactgaatatcctaccgatcctcgacttcgccgatgtcatctacaaaatagcttccaaaactctactcagcaaactggatgcagtttatcacagtgccatccgttttgttactaaagcaccttataccacccaccactgcgacctgtatgctctagtcggctggccctcgctacatattcgtcgccagacccactggctccaggtcatctacaagtccatgctaggtaaagctccgccttatctcagttcactggtcacgatggcaacacccacccgtagcacgtgctccggcaggtgtatctcactgatcgtCCCTacagccaacacctcatttggctgcctttccttccagttctctgctgcctgtgactggaacgaattgcaaaaatctctgaagttggagacttttatctccctcaccaactttaaacatctgctatctgagcagctaaccgatcgctgcagctgtacatagcgcatcggtaaatagcccacccaatttacctacctcatcccatactgtttttatttatttacttttctgctcttttgcacacaagTATCTATACCTGCACATGAcgatctgatcatttatcactccagtgttaatctgctaaattgtcattattctcctacctcctcatgccttttgcacacaatgtatatagactctttcttttttttctctactgtgttattgacttgtttattgtttactccatgtgtaactctgtgttgttgtctgttcacactgctatgctttatcttggccaggtcgcagttgtaaatgagaacttgttctcaactagcctacctggttaaaataaatctccctctttcccctctctccacttcaGTGCTGTGGGAGACTTCCTGGTTGAAGATAAGACCAAAGCTCTGTTGAAGTTTGACGGTACAGTCACCTGGGTTCCCCCTGCCATCTTTAAGTCCTCCTGCCCCATGGACATCACCTACTTCCCCTTTGACTACCAGAACTGCTCCATGAAGTTTGGCTCCTGGACCTACGACAAGGCCAAGATCGACCTGGTGCTCATTGGGTCAAAGGTTAGAAAAATATTTGCACATCCATTTTCTGATACACCATTTTGTGGAGCTATAAAGGAATTATGGGTAGTGTTCAaatctttgttgttttttttacccctttttctccccaattttgtggtatcctattggtagttacagtcttgtccagTGTTCAATTCTTGACTATTGGAAGTCTTTTAATCTAAATCTCAGTCACTGAATCCGTTCTCCAGAATTGTGTAATCCAACCAAGATGAATGCATGTTTATGAAATAACTACTCAGAATCAAGCCCTCAATAAACCCGGTGTCACCTACCTCAGGTCAACCTCAAAGACTTCTGGGAGAGCGGCGAGTGGGAGATCATCGATGCTCCGGGCTACAAGCACGACATCAAGTACAACTGTTGCGAGGAGATCTACCCAGACATCACCTACTCCTTCTACATCAGACGCCTGCCTCTCTTCTACACCATCAACCTCATCATCCCCTGTCTCCTCATCTCTTTTTTAACAGTCCTGGTCTTCTACCTGCCCTCCGACTGCGGAGAGAAGGTACGGTGCCTGCAGGAAGTGTCCACACCCCTTGGACTTTACCACATCTTGTTGTGTTGACTGTGTTGAACATCTTTGTGGTCAtgtatgttgtcatgttgttgtgttacaatcTATTTTCCATTATCTCCAGCAACAAACCagcatctacagtatatagtatgtgAAAACTGccattttatattttatacattCTGCAGTCAAGGAAATTAAACCAATTACAAATGATGAATTGCTACAAATTATAAAATGAAGATCTTGTAGAAATTGTCCTTAAAAAATGACAAATTTTGTACTTATTTGAAcagtttttcattttttattaatcatTAACATTTGTCGAATTCTCTTTTGACAATAAAAAATAACTTCCTGTCAAAGTCAGTGACAAGGAGATCTCAATGAAATGCGTTTGAATTCCAGgttgaaacacaacaaaatgtggaaaaagtccaagggggatgaatacttccTATAGGCACTGTAATAATGCTAAAGCATGTTGCTATAGTAATGAAGTAGGGTCCGCCCACTCAAATCCACCAACACAGGGTCATGTGTCGGAGAAACTGAGTGTGCAGACCCTACTTCACATGAACTACTGTAagttgccatcgataaaagtgtctgctacaTGAGATATGTTATATGTTACATTATTATAGAAAACTACTcgttttattatattatattcaatcaataaggcacgagggggtgtggtatatggccaatataccacagctaagggccgtgatatattggccatatacaacaaaccagaggtgccttattgctattatgaactggttatcaacgtaattagagcagtaaaaatacatgttttgtcatacccgtggtatatggtgtgatatatataccacggctgtcagccaatcagaaattagggctcgaaccacccagtttataattattattatagttatattattattattttttaatctgCCTAGCACCCAGTAAATGAGGGACGAGTTCTGTTATCGGGCTCTGCAGTCAATTTGTTGTGTGTTCAGAATGAGCCACCATGTGAAATATTGGACAATGTTAGCTTCAGTGGGATTGGTGTGAATGCTCGGACTAAATCAACCAACGTTGGTTCTgggtgatgatggtgttggtggaattgtgtgtgtggtgtacatgcAATGGAATTAAATAATAATTGCTTCCTCCTAGGTCAATAAACAACACATGCTGGGCCTCTTACAgcgttcatctctctctctctctctctctctctctctctctctctcctccctcttacccACCCAACAGGTgaccctctgtatctctgtcctcctctccctcactgtgTTCCTTCTGGTGATCACTGAGACCATCCCGTCcacctccctggtcatcccccTCATCGGGGAGTACCTCCTCTTCACTATGATCTTCGTCACTCTCTCCATCGTCATCACCGTGTTCGTCTTAAACGTACACTATCGTACACCAATGACCCACACCATGCCGGGCTGGGTCAGGTCCGTCTTCCTCAGGTAAGAGAGAGAATTAGCTCAACTCTTAGACCAACGCGTAGCTCAACTGTTAGCTCAACTCTTAGACCAACTCTCAGCTCAACTCTCAGCTCAACTCCCAACTGTTAGACCAACTGTTATCTCAACTCTTAGACCAACTGTTAGACCAACTGTTAGACCAACTCTTAGACCAACTGTTAGACCAACTGTTAGACCAACTGTTAGACCAACTCTTAGCTCAACTCTTAGACTAACTGTTAGACCAACTGTTAGACCAACTGTTAGACCAAATGTTATCTCAACTCTTAGACCAACTGTTAGCTCAACTCTCAGCTCAACTCCAAACTCTTAGACCAACTGTTAGACCAACTGTTAGCTCAACTGTTAGCTCAACTCTTAGACCAACTGTTAGACCAACTGTTAGCTCAACTGTTAGCTCAACTCTTAGACCAACTGTTAGACCAACTGTTAGCTCAACTGTTAGCTCAACTCTTAGACCAACTGTTAGCACAACTCTCAGCTCTTAGACCAACTGTTAGACCAACTCACAGCCCGACTCTTAGACCAATTGTTAGCTCAACTGTTAGCTCAACTCTTAGACCAACTGTTAACTCAACTCTCAGCTCAACTTCCAACTCTTAGACCAACTGTTAACCCAACTCTCAGCTCAACTCTCAGCTCTTAGACCAACTGTTAGACCAACTCACAGCCCGACTCTTAGACCAATTGTTAGATCAACTGTTAGACCAACTCTTAGCTCAACTCCCATCTCTTAGCCCAACACTTAGCCCAACACTTAGCCCAACTCCCAACTCTCAGACCAAGTCTCAGCCCAACTCTCAGCCCAACTCTTAGACCAacccaatattaggaaggtgttcttagtGTTTTGTATCAGTGTAGATTCTAATTTATTTTGTTTTCTGTGCTTGTTGTTCTTCAGTGTACTAcctatacaatacaatactatacaatacaatacctacacaatacaatactatacaataaaatacaatacaataccaatactaTTTAATGCATTACTATAGAATACAATACCTATACAATACAATGCTATAGaatacaataccaataccaataccaatataATACAATAATATACACTACTACTATGCAATGCaatgcaatacaatacaatactatacaatgaaatacagtactatacaatacaatGCCAATGCAATACAATgcctatacaatactatacaatgcactaatatactatacactactatacaatactatagaaaaaatacaatactatacaatgcactactatactatacactactatacaatactataatatgcatataattattatatttacAATACTCTGAAGTACTGTTAATTGTTCTGTGACCATCAGGGTGCTACCCAGAGTCATGCTGATGAGACGGCCCATAGACCAGGACGGCAAGGCCCTCTGTTCAGACagcggggaggagagaggaggaggaggaggtggaggagggaaaggaggaaagaagaggaagaatagTCTGACGGTGAGTTGGTGGGCGGGCGGTTGTTTTTtgggtgggttggttggttggctggttagcTGATTGGTTGGTGGGTGGGTTGgttggctgattggttggctgattggttggctgattggttggttggttggttggttggtttgttggttggttggttggttggttggttggtttgttggttggttggttggttggtttgttggttggttggttagctGGCTGGTTGGCATATTGGGTGGTTGGTGAGTGTCTGGTTTGTTGGCTGGCGGATGGGTGGTTGGGTTGGTgggttggctggttggtttgttggttggttggttggttagctGGCTGGTTGGCATATTGGGTGGTTGGTGGGTGTCTGGTTTGTTGGCTGGCGGGTGGGTGGTTGGGTTGGTgggttggctggttggtttgttggttggttggttggttagctGGCTGGTTGGCATATTGGGTGGTTGGTGGGTGTCTGGTTTGTTGGCTGGCGGGTGGGTGGTTGGGTTGGtgggttggctggttggttggttagcTGGCTGGTTGGCATATTGGGTGGTTGGTgggttggctggttggtttgttggttggttggttggttggttggttagctGGCTGGTTGGCATATTGGGTGGTTGGTGGGTGTCTGGTTTGTTGGCTGGCGGGTGGGTGGTTGGGTTGGtgggttggctggttggttggttagcTGGCTGGTTGGCATATTGGGTGGTTGGTGGGTTGTCTGGTTTGTTGGCTGGCGGGTGGGTGGTTGGGTTGGTGGGTTGGCTGGTTGGGTTGGtgttgggagggagggattgatgAATTGATCAATAGATAATTGAATGGTTTAATTCCTTCAAGTATcaatgttcatttttgttgttccACCTAGTCCCTGATGTATTCCCATAATGGTAGAGGTTAACACGTGGGGGAGATTAATACACTGAGTAAATCTTTAGCCTCTGGATTAGGGTTGCAAATATCTGGGGACTTTCCTGGAGTCAGGATCAAATAAGCAGGACATGCAGGAATCCTTCAACTGGGATTTCTAGAAACCTTAtgaattatattatattctactctattctattctactctattctattctattctactctattctattctactctattctattctattctactctattcttttCCATTCCATttcattctattctactctattctattctactcgaTTCTTTTCCATTCCATtgcattctattctactctattctattctactcgattattttccattccattgcattctattctactctattctattctactctattctattctactcgattattttccattccattgcattctattctactctattctattctactctattattttccattccattccattctcttCAATTCCCAGCAGGGAGGGAACTGCCTGGAGTTCGGAGACAACAAACTGACTGAGGGAGGAtgtggagaaagagggggaaagaagtGCCCTTGCCCCTGCCAACATGGGAAGGAGACCCTAGAGACAACAGATCCGGGGAAACTGAGCCGCCAGCTGAGTCCTCAGAGCATCAACACGGTGGTGGCCTTCTCCGTCCTGTCCCCGGAGATTAAACAGGCCATCGAGAGCGTCAAGTACATCGCCGAGAACATGAGGAGCCGCAACAAGGCCAAAGAGGTGAGTGGCAAGCTAGTGTTAGCCTGCAATGGAGAAATACATTAGGTTTAGCTTAATTAACACCAACTAGCTTTACCTTCAACAAGGCCAAAGAGGTGAGTGGCAAGCTAGTGTTAGCCTGCAATGGAGAAATGCATTAGGTTTAGCTTAATTAACACCAACTAGCTTTACCTTCAACAAGGCCAAAGAGGTGAGTGGGTGGGCCTGCAAGTTAGGTTTGTTGGAGTTCAATGGAGAAATACAGTAGGTTTAACTTTGGGTAAACACCAACTAACTTTAGCTTTATCAGGCCAAAGAGGTGAGcgacattttgtctgtcattgagCACATGCGTTTATTCAGAGAACTCTTACAATACAGCTAAAAACCAAGGCCAAATAGGTTATAGGGTGGACTAGAATTGGTGTATATGTTAGCTTTGTTAGCGCACAATGGGGAAATAGGTTCAGCTTTGACTAAAAACAAATCGCTTTAGCTTAAAAAATGCCAAAGAGGTGAGTGGGTGGGCTAGCATTAGCTGCTACCATCAGCTTTATTAGCGTGCAATGGAGAAATTGGTTTAACTTCAGCTAATAACAAATATCTTCCACTAACGACAAGGTCAACAATGTGACTGGGTGGGGGCAAGCATTAGCGTACAGTATATGTTCGCTTCATTAGCGCACAATATAGAAATAGATTTAATTTAGGCAAACAACAAAAAGCTTAAGCTTCGGCTAACAATAAAAAGCTTTAGCTTTAACCAAGGCCAAGAAGGTATGTACAGTTAGCCCATACAAAGCTCTGTTAGCGTACATTGAAGGAATAGTTTTCTCTCGCACTGGGTCTTCAAAACAAAGATCATGTTCGCTACTCTGCTTTTCAGGATGCTCACCCATTGTTTGTTGATACTCAAATTCAAATttattttatatagcccttcgtacatcagctgatatctcaaagtgctgtacagaaacccagccttaaaccccaaacagcaagcaatgcaggtgtagaagcacggtggctaggaaaaactccctagaaaggccaaaatctaggaagaaacctagagaggaaccaggctatgtggggtggctagtcctcttctggctgtgccgggtggagattataacagaacatggccaggatgttcaaatgttcataaatgaccagcatggtcaaataataataatcacaggcagaacagttgaaactggagcagcagcacggccaggtggactggggacagcaaggagtctgaTGACTCAGGTAGtcccgaggcatggtcctagggctcaggtcctccgagagagagagagaaaaaaagagagaaagagagaattagagagggcacacttaaattcacacaggacaccgaataggacaggagaagtattccagatataacaaactgaccctagccccccgacacataaactactgcagcataaatactggaggctgagacaggctgAGATACTCCTTTGTTTATAATATCAACCAAGTGGAGCATTGTTGGATGGAACACTGTTTCATATCTCTAATGAGTTTTAAAAAGTTCTCTCTCTGGACAATACAAGAGAAAATAGTTACAAGACTTTAGTGAAAAATAAGTCCCGTGTTCTTTGTGTTGTCTTCTGAGGTTGAACTCTCCCCTTGGGGGGAAAGCTGTCTTTGATGTGTAAAGTACTTCTCTTCTCAATCAGCTttgtcaggctgtgtgtgtgtgtgtgtgtgtgtgtgtgtgtgtgtgtgtgtgattctgacACTGATGAATACCATTAACATACTAATGTTCTATCTGTCAGTTATAGTAGGGGGATGCTTCCACAAGTAGTCAACTCAGTTttacctctctttctttcttctcatcCTCACTGTTTACCCaaccctcctccttccttcatgGTCCAAAATCATGTCCTTTTCTCCTTTTCATCGCtgcctctccatccatccctctctctctctctctccctcccttcatccttccatccatccctctctctccctctctccctcccttcattcctccatccatctatccctctctccctctctccctcccttcatccctccatccatccctctctctctccctctctccctcccttcatccctccatcatccctctctctctccctctctccctcccttcatccctccatccatccctctctctcttcctctctccctcccttcatccctccatccatccatctctctctccctctctccctcccttcatccctctatccatccctctctctctccctcccttcatccctccatccatccctctctctctccctctctctctccctctctccctcccttcatccctccatccatccatctctctctccctctctccctcccttcatccctctatccatccctctctctctccctccctctctccctcccttcatccctcatccatccctttctctctccctctctccctcccttcatccctccatccatccctctctctcaggtggaGGATGATTGGAAGTACGTTGCCATGGTGATAGACAGAATCTTCCTGTGGGTGTTTGTGACAGTGTGCATCCTCGGAACCCTCGGCCTCTTCCTGCAGCCTGTCATTGGCTTCCTGTCATAACCCAGAACCAATAAGGGCTCACTGACACCACCGGCTGCCTCCACGTCTCGACCAGTCACCAATCAGTGTTGTCAGTCCATCGCCACCAAATGGACTTGTTGGCTTTGTGTtgaaaattctaaataaataaatgacacaatcatactgtatatattgtagACAGCAAGAACCAATCAACAGTCACCAATCGGAGTCGCCGGGTATGAGTTAGAACCAAGAACCAATCAGAGTCGCTGGATGTGAGTCATAACCAATTACCAATCACATAAATCAGGTTTCTGTCGTGAACCAATCCCGGTTATTGTGCTATTGTGTCTCAACCAATCAGATTGACATGACACAGTGCATTGTTGTAAAAAAAACTACAACCAACCAATCAGAAATCCCGTTCTTGCCGGTCAGGCGATTAGAATCCATCCATGTGATTTAGAACACGACAACGACGCTGTTCTTATCAATGTTCTAGAAGGAATAATTGGCAAGGCCTCTGTAAATACGTGCCAGATTAAATTAGCCTGAACGGTTTCCATCCAGAAATAGCAGCTTCCTCTTCTATACAGATATTCATTCATCTAAGGGATTTCTGTCATCCGATTCCATGACGATTCATTTGTGTTTTTTATTCATTCTTTTTAATTACATTTCTGGATTCAACGATCTCCTGAAATACAATGCGTAGATCCTGCATGATGGATTTAGAATGgctcccaattggcaccctatacCTTACATAGTGCATTGCTTTTGACAGAGCCCTGTGGgcagcactatgggccctggtcacaaacagtgcactatatagggaatagggtgccatttgggatgctgccaATGGGTGACCAGGGCCACCGCATCTATATATACTTACTATAAGACAATtctataataattataattatatgaCTATACAGTACTGTCAGATTTTAGGATAAGTTGTTTTTGTATGGTTATTGTCATTAATCCACAACGCATTAAGGCTTTTCGTTGTTTGTTTAATTAGCAATGCACACCTCGCACTCAAGTGACTGTCACTTTGGTACCGATGTCTCCTGCTTTCTGTATAGTATGGATGCACTACTTTATGGATTTGGAATAAATGCAATATTTCTCCCAAAATATGAAAAGCATCTCACTGATCTGTA is part of the Oncorhynchus kisutch isolate 150728-3 unplaced genomic scaffold, Okis_V2 scaffold765, whole genome shotgun sequence genome and encodes:
- the LOC109885613 gene encoding neuronal acetylcholine receptor subunit alpha-3 isoform X1 — its product is MSQLVKVDEVNQIMETNLWLRHIWNDYKLSWAPVEFDGIEFIRVPSNKIWRPDIVLYNNAVGDFLVEDKTKALLKFDGTVTWVPPAIFKSSCPMDITYFPFDYQNCSMKFGSWTYDKAKIDLVLIGSKVNLKDFWESGEWEIIDAPGYKHDIKYNCCEEIYPDITYSFYIRRLPLFYTINLIIPCLLISFLTVLVFYLPSDCGEKVTLCISVLLSLTVFLLVITETIPSTSLVIPLIGEYLLFTMIFVTLSIVITVFVLNVHYRTPMTHTMPGWVRSVFLRVLPRVMLMRRPIDQDGKALCSDSGEERGGGGGGGGKGGKKRKNSLTGGNCLEFGDNKLTEGGCGERGGKKCPCPCQHGKETLETTDPGKLSRQLSPQSINTVVAFSVLSPEIKQAIESVKYIAENMRSRNKAKEVEDDWKYVAMVIDRIFLWVFVTVCILGTLGLFLQPVIGFLS
- the LOC109885613 gene encoding neuronal acetylcholine receptor subunit alpha-3 isoform X2, which translates into the protein MSQLVKVDEVNQIMETNLWLRHIWNDYKLSWAPVEFDGIEFIRVPSNKIWRPDIVLYNNAVGDFLVEDKTKALLKFDGTVTWVPPAIFKSSCPMDITYFPFDYQNCSMKFGSWTYDKAKIDLVLIGSKVNLKDFWESGEWEIIDAPGYKHDIKYNCCEEIYPDITYSFYIRRLPLFYTINLIIPCLLISFLTVLVFYLPSDCGEKVTLCISVLLSLTVFLLVITETIPSTSLVIPLIGEYLLFTMIFVTLSIVITVFVLNVHYRTPMTHTMPGWVRSVFLRVLPRVMLMRRPIDQDGKALCSDSGEERGGGGGGGGKGGKKRKNSLTQGGNCLEFGDNKLTEGGCGERGGKKCPCPCQHGKETLETTDPGKLSRQLSPQSINTVVAFSVLSPEIKQAIESVKYIAENMRSRNKAKEVEDDWKYVAMVIDRIFLWVFVTVCILGTLGLFLQPVIGFLS